The following coding sequences lie in one Lonchura striata isolate bLonStr1 unplaced genomic scaffold, bLonStr1.mat Scaffold_177, whole genome shotgun sequence genomic window:
- the LOC144248556 gene encoding LOW QUALITY PROTEIN: uncharacterized protein LOC144248556 (The sequence of the model RefSeq protein was modified relative to this genomic sequence to represent the inferred CDS: substituted 1 base at 1 genomic stop codon) yields the protein MEEESARKRKMPQDPQAGEEELRMGTSEGXSPWKDVVEEAILRSPTAQESNREEKPQKSPRKRGCKPSPGYSEEESSTLGQEDGQSSSQSLELELHEEVHHGEKPYKCLECRKSFRQSNNLKRHQMIHTGEWAYECGECGKGFSCRSHLIIHQRIHTGERPYECPKCQKRFHTSSDLLCHQQIHTEERPFQCPDCRKSFKRNFHLIRHKRIHTGERPYECPTCGKRFQTSSNLFLHERIHTDERPYRCPNCGRSFQHNSTLVRHQSIHTRERPYECPQCGKSFTQSSDLTKHQRSHQ from the exons atggaggaggagtctgcaaggaagaggaagatgccccaggacccccaggcaggtgaggaggaa ctgaggatggggaCCAGTGAGGGCTAATCCCCGTGGAAGGACGTCGTAGAAGAGGCCATTTTGAGGAGCCCCACAGCAcaggaatccaacagggaggaaaagccccagaaaTCCCCCAGGAAGaggggctgcaaacccagcccagggtattctgaggaggaaagttccaccctgggccaggaAGATGGGCAGAGCTCAAGCCAGAGCTTGGAGCTGGAGCTCCATGAGGAGGTTCACCATGGGGAGAAGCCGtacaagtgcttggagtgtaggaagagcttcaggcagagcaacaatctgaaacgacaccagatgatccacaccggggaatgggcctacgagtgtggggagtgtgggaagggattcagctgCAGGTCCCACCTCATcatccaccaacgcatccacactggggagaggccctacgagtgtcccaagtgtcagaagaggtttcacaccagctctgatctcctctgccaccagcagattcacacagaggagaggccctttcAATGCCCcgactgcaggaagagcttcaaGCGCAACTTCCACCTCATCAGACAcaagcgcatccacactggggagaggccctatgagtgcccCACATGTGGGAAACGATTTCAGACCAGCTCAAATCTCTTCCtgcatgagcggattcacacggatgagaggccctaccgctgccccaaCTGTGGGAGGAGCTTCCAGCACAACTCCACCCTTGTCAGGCACCAGTCCATCCATACCAGGGAGAGGCCATatgagtgtccccagtgtgggaagagcttcacccagagctctgacttgaccaaacaccaacggagcCACCAGTAA
- the LOC144248558 gene encoding olfactory receptor 14A16-like: MSNSSSISHFLLLALADTRQLQLLHFCLFLGISLAALLGNGLIISAVACGHHLHTPMFFFLLNLALSDLGSICTTVPKAMHNSLWDTSTISYSGCAAQLFFFLFFISTEYFLLTIMCYDRYVSICKPLHYGTLLGRRACAHMAAAAWASAFLYALVHTANTFSLPLCHGNALGQFFCEIPQILKLSCSKSYLREHWVPVVTVSLSLCCFVFIVFSYVQIFRAVLRIPSEQGRHKAFSTCLPHLAVVSLFLSTAVFAYLKPPSMSSSSLDLALSVLYSVVPPTLNPLIYSLRNQELKAAVWRLMTGHFQED; encoded by the coding sequence atgtccaacagcagctccatcagccacttcctcctgctggcactggcagacacgcggcagctgcagctcctgcacttctgcctcttcctgggcatctccctggctgccctcctgggcaacggcctcatcatcagcgccgtagcctgcggccaccacctgcacacgcccatgttcttcttcctgctcaacctggccctcagcgacctgggctccatctgcaccactgtccccaaagccatgcacaattctctctgggacaccagcaccatctcttactcaggatgtgctgcacagctctttttctttctgttcttcatcTCAACAGAGTActtcctcctgaccatcatgtgctatgaccgctacgtgtccatctgcaaacccctgcactatgggaccctgctgggcagaagagcttgtgcccacatggcagcagctgcctgggctaGTGCCTTTCTCTATGCTCTcgtgcacacagccaatacattttccctgcccctgtgccatggcaatgccctgggccagttcttctgtgaaatcccacagatcctcaagctctcctgctccaaatcctatCTCAGGGAACATTGGGTTCCTGTGGTTACAGTCAGCTTATCGTTGTGTTGCTTTgtattcattgttttctcctatgtgcagatcttcagggctgtgctgaggatcccctctgagcagggacggcacaaagccttttccacctgcctccctcacctggctgtggtctctctgttcctcagcactgcagtgtttgcctacctgaagcccccctcgatgtcctcctcatccctggatctggccctgtcagttctgtactcagtgGTGCCGCCaaccctgaaccccctcatctacagcctgaggaaccaggagctcaaggctgcagtgtggagactgatgactggacACTTTCAGGAAGATTAA